Proteins from a single region of Desulfobacter postgatei 2ac9:
- the uvrC gene encoding excinuclease ABC subunit UvrC: MISEKIKEKYDQAPHAPGVYLMRDKKGNILYVGKAKDLKKRLASYFMRKDQPEHKTAALLALVDDFYLVVTQSDQEAFILESNLIKEHSPKYNVLLKDGKNYPLLRIDMNEPYPSIQRVRRIEQDKALYFGPYSSSKSVNQTLKQIQRIFKLRKCREAQFKNRSRPCLNYQIKACLGLCCNAVDPGEYQARVKAAVLFLRGRTREVIKKLRLEMSEFAAAQAFEKAAQVRDTIFAVERIMERQVVVSADGQDRDVLGLAWDRDLAVVTVMQVRSGHLINTAYYPLNLGFKEPDEVLAAFVIQYYEKAAQIPGSVLFSHPSDDMVRAEARLNEVADHRVHFHYPVRGEKKRLADMARLNAKGELEKILDREAEARAGLTMLQHLLGMDRLPERMECFDNSNLQGKDPVAAMVVFTGGRPDRNAYRKFIIKGIDQQDDYAYMTHVLSRRFRHDREDIPLPDLLVVDGGKGQLSMAVSVVRELGLEGKFTLAGLAKKDADKGEKADKVYLPGRSNPLNTAQSAKALFLLAQIRDEAHRSAVTFQRSRREKRGKLSALDGIPGIGPKKKKLLLTTFKGIDNIRNQSPEELAALPGITLDMAKNLLQVLSE, encoded by the coding sequence TTGATTTCCGAGAAAATAAAGGAAAAATACGATCAGGCGCCCCATGCCCCCGGGGTTTATCTCATGCGGGACAAAAAGGGCAACATTCTTTATGTGGGCAAGGCCAAGGATTTAAAAAAGAGGCTGGCCTCATATTTTATGAGAAAGGACCAGCCCGAGCACAAGACCGCAGCACTTTTGGCCCTGGTAGATGATTTTTACCTGGTGGTCACCCAGTCCGACCAGGAGGCCTTTATCCTGGAATCCAACCTGATCAAAGAACATTCCCCCAAATATAATGTCCTTCTAAAAGACGGTAAAAACTATCCGCTGCTGCGCATTGACATGAATGAACCTTATCCCTCCATCCAGCGGGTGCGTCGTATTGAACAGGACAAGGCCCTCTATTTCGGGCCCTATTCCTCCTCCAAGAGCGTGAACCAGACGTTAAAACAGATCCAGCGGATTTTCAAGCTTCGAAAATGCCGGGAGGCCCAGTTTAAAAACAGGTCCCGGCCCTGCCTGAATTATCAGATCAAGGCATGCCTGGGGCTTTGTTGCAATGCGGTGGACCCTGGGGAGTACCAGGCCCGGGTTAAGGCTGCGGTATTGTTTCTCAGGGGGCGGACCCGGGAGGTGATTAAGAAGCTGCGCCTTGAGATGTCGGAATTTGCAGCTGCCCAGGCCTTTGAAAAGGCAGCCCAGGTCCGGGACACCATCTTTGCCGTGGAGCGGATCATGGAGCGCCAGGTGGTGGTGAGTGCGGACGGGCAGGACCGGGATGTGCTCGGGCTTGCCTGGGACCGGGACCTGGCTGTGGTGACGGTCATGCAGGTAAGGTCCGGGCATCTCATAAACACGGCCTACTACCCTTTGAATCTGGGGTTCAAGGAACCGGATGAGGTTTTGGCCGCCTTTGTGATCCAGTATTATGAGAAAGCCGCCCAGATTCCGGGCTCCGTCCTGTTCAGCCATCCCTCCGACGATATGGTCCGGGCCGAAGCCCGGCTCAATGAGGTGGCCGATCACCGGGTACATTTCCATTATCCGGTCCGCGGGGAAAAGAAACGGCTGGCTGATATGGCACGGCTTAACGCAAAGGGCGAACTTGAAAAAATTTTGGACAGGGAGGCCGAGGCCCGGGCAGGGCTTACCATGCTCCAGCACCTTCTGGGCATGGACCGGCTGCCCGAACGCATGGAGTGCTTTGACAACTCCAATCTCCAGGGAAAAGATCCTGTCGCGGCTATGGTGGTGTTCACCGGCGGCAGGCCGGATAGAAATGCCTACCGTAAATTTATTATAAAGGGTATTGACCAGCAGGATGACTATGCCTACATGACCCATGTACTCTCCCGCCGATTCCGGCACGACCGGGAAGATATTCCCCTGCCGGACCTGCTGGTGGTGGACGGCGGTAAAGGACAGTTGTCCATGGCCGTGAGCGTGGTCAGGGAACTGGGGCTGGAGGGGAAGTTTACCCTGGCAGGGCTGGCCAAAAAGGATGCGGATAAGGGCGAGAAAGCAGACAAGGTTTACCTGCCGGGACGGTCCAATCCCTTGAATACGGCCCAGTCTGCCAAGGCCCTTTTTCTGTTGGCGCAGATTCGGGATGAGGCCCACAGGTCTGCCGTTACCTTCCAGCGCTCCCGCAGGGAAAAGCGGGGAAAACTCTCCGCCCTTGACGGTATCCCCGGCATTGGACCGAAAAAAAAGAAGCTGCTGCTTACCACCTTTAAGGGCATTGATAATATCCGAAACCAGTCGCCGGAAGAACTTGCCGCACTTCCCGGCATTACGCTGGACATGGCAAAAAATCTGCTCCAGGTGCTGTCTGAATAA
- a CDS encoding rubredoxin produces the protein MEKYVCGPNGYVYDDAPGCDGSPGACRPCDYVYDPAKGDPDKGIAPGTAFEDLPQDWTCPVCGECKDEFRKDK, from the coding sequence ATGGAAAAATATGTATGCGGTCCCAATGGCTACGTGTATGATGATGCGCCTGGATGTGACGGGAGCCCAGGCGCATGCCGACCCTGTGACTACGTGTATGACCCGGCAAAAGGCGATCCCGACAAAGGCATTGCCCCCGGCACTGCCTTTGAAGACCTTCCCCAAGACTGGACCTGTCCTGTCTGCGGAGAATGCAAAGATGAATTTCGAAAAGACAAATAA
- a CDS encoding nucleotidyltransferase family protein: MGKQDILEILRRYKKEVANEYKILKIGIFGSISRGEANDESDVDIVIRVSEPDFFMLAGIKNDLEDRLKKPVDIVTYTDSMNAFLKKRIDNEAVYA, from the coding sequence ATGGGCAAGCAAGACATATTAGAAATATTACGTCGTTATAAAAAAGAAGTGGCCAATGAATATAAAATTTTAAAAATTGGAATTTTTGGATCAATTTCCCGGGGGGAAGCAAATGATGAAAGTGATGTCGATATTGTAATTCGTGTCTCAGAACCGGATTTTTTCATGCTTGCTGGAATAAAAAACGACTTGGAAGATAGGCTTAAGAAACCTGTTGATATTGTTACGTACACAGACTCAATGAATGCTTTTTTAAAAAAACGAATAGATAATGAGGCTGTGTATGCGTGA
- a CDS encoding HepT-like ribonuclease domain-containing protein — translation MRDNELILEILHQIQESAQKVIQRFQIISKPNDFTDTSNGVEKMDAICMMLIVIGESLKKLDKLTDNDLLSKYPDIDWKKAKGMRDIITHHYADINADTVFFTCKRKIPDLLVTIQKIINDLKV, via the coding sequence ATGCGTGACAACGAGCTAATTTTAGAAATTCTTCATCAGATTCAGGAATCGGCCCAGAAGGTTATTCAGCGATTTCAGATAATAAGCAAACCAAATGATTTCACCGATACGTCGAATGGCGTTGAGAAAATGGATGCCATTTGCATGATGCTTATTGTTATTGGTGAATCTTTGAAAAAACTCGATAAATTGACCGATAATGATTTGCTCTCTAAATATCCTGATATCGACTGGAAAAAAGCAAAAGGGATGAGAGATATTATCACTCATCACTATGCTGATATAAACGCTGATACTGTATTTTTTACGTGCAAAAGGAAAATACCCGATCTTCTTGTGACAATTCAAAAAATCATCAATGATTTAAAAGTTTGA
- a CDS encoding PEP-CTERM sorting domain-containing protein has protein sequence MKKFNLFLIVFLVLLGLNAYASPLMVEDGTNTIIGPSKKNYTVVDRDTGSYGTYVGVPVYGYEDHETTNPPIWTGYYIGTITSENNDSEPMIEDLIRYYLGDNNYNITSDKVELPDDASGSGSGTTGDLTVTWDATQMTGTWSTLDSTDKPYVEFYSVKTANEFALYFLDPTVQSGFWTTTHLLTPPNSNTGESNIPTISHFTAAYGDPTPPYTPPNTPTPEPGTMILLGFGLISLAGIGRRKIKK, from the coding sequence ATGAAAAAGTTTAATTTATTTTTGATTGTTTTCTTAGTGTTATTGGGACTAAACGCCTATGCATCACCACTTATGGTCGAAGACGGAACTAATACGATAATAGGCCCAAGCAAGAAGAATTACACTGTCGTTGACCGAGACACAGGGAGTTACGGTACTTATGTTGGTGTTCCTGTATATGGTTATGAAGATCATGAGACAACAAACCCACCCATATGGACAGGATATTATATCGGCACTATTACTAGCGAGAACAACGACAGCGAGCCAATGATTGAGGATCTTATTCGTTATTACCTTGGTGACAACAATTATAATATTACCAGCGACAAAGTCGAACTACCAGATGACGCCAGCGGATCCGGCTCTGGCACAACTGGTGATTTGACAGTAACGTGGGACGCAACCCAAATGACTGGTACATGGTCCACATTAGACTCGACAGACAAACCTTATGTCGAGTTTTACAGTGTAAAAACTGCTAACGAATTTGCTCTGTACTTTTTAGATCCAACTGTGCAATCTGGTTTCTGGACCACAACACACCTTTTGACCCCCCCCAATTCGAACACTGGTGAAAGCAATATACCTACAATCTCACACTTTACTGCCGCTTACGGCGATCCCACACCCCCTTATACTCCTCCGAACACCCCCACCCCCGAACCCGGAACCATGATACTTTTGGGGTTCGGCCTGATTAGTCTGGCAGGTATCGGCCGCCGAAAAATTAAAAAATAA
- a CDS encoding 30S ribosomal protein S1: MNDRFEDDNTQNTDQGTDQNIDQSIDQNMDEMSFEQMLDAYDSKIGREFKPGDMVEGQIISIGENSVYLDTGTKSDGVMDKSELLDENGEFQYSVGDILKLYVVSLSESEVILSKAVSGAGMAAMIEDAYRGHTPVEGRVTGVVKGGFSVDLLGKRAFCPVSQIDVKYVESLEDYEGQTYHFLITRYEEKGRNIVVSRRDLLNEQIREERTAFMKELAEGDTVQGKVTKLMSYGAFVELAPGVEGMVHISELSWSRVEKPEEVVRVDDILPVKVLKIEKPLSDSPKISLSVKQTSGNPWDNIGTTFNIGDQVSGKVVRLTSFGAFVEIAPGIDGLVHISEMSHVKRVLRPEDEVGVGQTVQVMIKAIDMDSKRISLSMKDAAGDPWTGVLAKYPVGSVVEGILEKKEGFGLFIRLEPGITGLMPTSNLRQSAEAAKFESLKPGDAVPVLVQDVDEDNRRMTLAPPDQKSSDNWKQFAKSAKGASSFGSMESILRAALEKTK; encoded by the coding sequence ATGAACGACAGGTTTGAGGACGACAACACCCAGAATACTGACCAGGGTACCGACCAGAACATCGACCAGAGCATCGACCAGAACATGGATGAGATGAGCTTTGAGCAGATGCTTGATGCCTATGATTCAAAAATCGGCCGGGAATTCAAGCCCGGGGATATGGTGGAAGGACAGATTATTTCCATCGGAGAAAATTCAGTTTACCTGGACACGGGGACAAAGTCCGACGGTGTGATGGATAAGTCCGAGCTGCTGGATGAAAATGGTGAATTTCAGTATTCAGTGGGTGATATCCTTAAACTGTATGTGGTTTCCTTGAGCGAAAGCGAAGTGATTTTGTCCAAGGCGGTTTCCGGGGCCGGGATGGCTGCCATGATTGAGGATGCCTATCGCGGGCATACCCCTGTTGAAGGCCGGGTGACCGGGGTTGTCAAAGGCGGTTTTTCCGTGGATCTCCTGGGCAAGAGGGCATTTTGTCCGGTGAGTCAGATTGATGTCAAATATGTGGAATCCCTTGAGGATTATGAGGGCCAGACCTACCATTTTTTGATTACCCGGTATGAGGAAAAGGGCAGGAATATTGTTGTCTCCCGCAGGGATCTGCTCAACGAACAGATCAGGGAAGAACGTACGGCATTCATGAAAGAATTGGCCGAAGGAGATACGGTTCAGGGCAAGGTGACCAAGCTGATGTCCTACGGCGCATTTGTTGAACTTGCGCCCGGCGTGGAGGGTATGGTCCATATTTCAGAATTGAGTTGGTCCAGGGTGGAAAAGCCTGAAGAAGTGGTTCGGGTGGATGATATTCTGCCTGTCAAGGTATTAAAGATTGAAAAACCCCTTTCCGACTCTCCCAAAATTTCCCTGTCCGTTAAACAGACCTCGGGTAACCCCTGGGATAACATCGGCACCACCTTCAATATCGGAGACCAGGTCAGCGGTAAAGTGGTGCGTCTGACCTCTTTCGGGGCTTTTGTCGAGATCGCCCCGGGTATTGACGGTCTGGTCCATATATCTGAAATGAGCCATGTGAAACGGGTCCTGCGTCCCGAGGACGAAGTGGGTGTCGGGCAGACCGTTCAGGTCATGATCAAGGCCATTGACATGGACAGTAAACGGATTTCACTGAGTATGAAAGATGCGGCAGGCGATCCCTGGACCGGTGTTCTGGCCAAATATCCCGTGGGCAGTGTCGTGGAGGGTATCCTGGAGAAAAAGGAAGGCTTTGGACTGTTTATCCGCCTGGAACCCGGCATTACAGGCCTTATGCCCACGTCAAACTTGCGGCAGTCCGCAGAGGCAGCAAAATTTGAGTCCCTGAAACCCGGAGATGCTGTCCCGGTACTGGTTCAGGACGTGGATGAGGATAACCGGCGGATGACCCTGGCTCCTCCGGACCAGAAATCTTCAGACAATTGGAAGCAGTTTGCGAAAAGTGCCAAAGGCGCCTCTTCCTTTGGGTCTATGGAAAGCATTTTACGCGCGGCGTTGGAGAAAACGAAATAG